The nucleotide sequence TGACGGCGATTCGGTGTGTTTCACGTGAAACACCTGCCGTCGGGGTGGGCAATGTTTCACGTGAAACATTCTCTGGTTCCATAGCGTCTATCCCGCGAGTTTCGTTCACTTCCGTCTCATCCACTTGCGGAACGTGTTGGAACGTCAAGCGCAAAGCCGTTGCGCCGACCCTCAAAGCGACTTTCTCTTGCCGTTCCCGGGCGATTAAAGCACCCTCTATTGCTTCGCACGGCGCCCCGTCGCCAGTTCACGCAAGGAAGCTGCTATGATCTACTTCCAACTCTTCTGGGCATTTCTAAAGGTCGGAATCTTCGGGTGGGGAGGTGGGTCTGCCCTTTACCCTTTGATCGAAGATCAATGCATGAACAACGGCTGGCTCGGCGGCGACCAGCAGAAGATCGCTGAATTATTTGCAGTTACGAACGCTGTGCCGGGCGTCACAGCAGTCAAGATGGCCGTCTACATCGGCTGGCAGGAGGCCGGCCTGCTCGGGGCGCTGCTGGCCGCGGCAGGGATTTCCCTTCCTGGAATCGGTCTCCTGATGGGCTTCTACAGCGCGATCATCAATATCCAAAACAACGAGGAAATCTCGCCTGTTCTGCGACGGTCTTTCATTGGCCTTATCAACGGCCTCAGGTTTGGCGCCGCCGGGTTCATTCTCTATTCACTGATACGAGTAGTTCCGACAGATCTAAGCTCTGCCCATATGAGCATCGGAATCTCGGTCGCCCTGGTGGCAGCGGTGCTTCTCTACTTCAACGTCAATCCGATCCCCGTCATTCTCTGCTGCGGAATCATCGGGGCATTGATTCTATTCTGACACAGACCACTGAAAATGCTTGGCTTGGCTGCGGTCAAGCAGGGTTGCTTGACTGGCCTGAGCGCGAAATCTCACCCATTCTGGAGGATGACGTTGACCCCTCGCTCGAATCGCCCTTCACTTCTTTCATGATGACTCGGGGCCGACACAATACCCCGCTCCTGATGCTCTGGCTGCTGCTGGGGGCGGTGGCACTTGGCCAGGCGCCAGAGGCGCCAACCAGCCCCACACTGGCGATCTCCGCAAACAACTTCGATGGCGCTCCGCTCGAGGGCGTACGGTTCTCCGTCACGCTTGAAAAAGGAGGGACGGAGAGTGTTCGCTCGAACGACCTCGGGCAAGCATTTGTTGCGCTAAACGATCCGGACGAGATCGTTGTTGTGATGATGGAAGACCCGGATTTTCAGGCCGTCGATTCGGAGCAGGTTTCGACGGTGGAGGAGCGGGCGCTGTTCTTTCGATTGTTCCATTCCGACGAGTCGCAAATGTCGGCGGGGGAGAGGCAGGAGTATGCGCGTTTCCTTCCCAGCCAAATGACAAGTCAGGCCGAGCGAAATTATAATTCAGACACCGCCGCCTATGAGGCGAATGGCAATCCCGCTCCGACTCCTTTGCGGTTTCTTGCATTTATGAATGACTATCGCCGAGAGATTCGCGGCGAATTGGAAAAGGGCATTTTTCCCAGCGAAGGCGATGCGGTTGTCAGTGCTCGTGTTGTTGACGAATTCGGTCAGCCACAAAGAGATCTTCTTGTTTATCTTTATGAATACGACGAGGAATCAGGAAAGATAAAACTCGTCGGGTACGAACGGACCGACAGTGGCGGCGTTGTTGTTTTTGATAGTCTTGAACCGAATCGTTTCTACCGGGCCGAGACAATCAGCTCCTCGGATCAAGTTGCGCGTTCTACAATTCGTTTGGCAGATAAGAACTCGGCGACCGTTCTGCCGCCAATGGTATTAAGAAAGAGCGGCGAGTCGGTCTCCGGTTTTGTATTTCTCGACGAGGATCCCGCGATTGGAACAATGGTTTCTGCCATTCCGATTCATGGTGGACCCACGCTGAAAACAACAACGGACAAGATGGGTTATTTCTCTCTGGCGCCGCTGCCGGATGGCGATGTGGAACTTGTATTCGAACGCAGCGCAATCCCCCTTCCGCTTCGAGGCACGATGTTGCTCACCGATCGCGGCGGAGAACTCTTTGTTCCTTTGGGTCTGCTTTCCGAAGACGCAAAATAGAAATCAGGCGATGTTCTCCTGATCGGCCAGAGCTTCATCCGAGACGACCTCGACGAGGTCGTCTCGTTTGTTAAGGGATCGGACCAGCCAGAAGGTCAGAACGCCTCCCAGGAGCAGAAGGAGCAGGCCAATTGCTCGTTGCGGTATCTCGTAATCCTGGCCGGGGATATTGCCGATGACGAGTTTCCCGATGCCGACGAGGAAACTATAAATCGCAACAACGGACATTCCCCAGTTCAGGAAATTGCGCCTGGTCAAGGGACTGGCGGCGACGAAGCTCGGTCGCCCGACCATGATTTCCCTCTCGATTGCCCGCCACCCGGGACCGCCAGGTTGGACTCGGAGGTAGAAGTCACGGAGCTTCTCGCGCGCAACCGGCCGCGTCAGGATGGTCACAAGTAGCGCCACCGAGATGCAGATGGGCAGCGAATAGAGCAAAGTGAAGGGGAAGACCATGTAGCGCTCGATCCCAGCCAGGGCATTCGGATCATCCAGTATCCCGCGAACGAATGGGACAAAGCGTGAGGAGAAGACTGTGAGTGGAGAGAGGGCGATCAGGGCCCCCAAGCAGGCGATTTCGCTCCAGGCGCTGATCCGCCACCAGTACCACCGGAGGATGTAAATCACGCCGATGCCGGCGTTCATCGCCCCGAGCAACAGCCAGGCATCGGCGATGGAGCTGAGGAAGAGGCTGACGAAGATCCCCGCCAGGGCCATCACGGCTGTCATCGCCATACCGACGCGAAGATAGTGGCGGTCACTGCGGCCGCGAGCGACGAAGGGCTTGTAGAAATCGTTCACCAGGTAGCTGGCGCCGAGATTCAGTTGGGTGGAGATGGTGGACATGTAGGCGCTGAAGAACGTGGCGACCAGGAGGCCGAGCCAACCGGGGCCGAGGACCTGGAGCATGACCTTCACGAATCCGGCCTCTGCGTCGGTCTCGCCGGGGATGTAGGGGAAGAGGACCGCGGCCGCGATTCCGACCAGAATCCACGGCCACATGCGCAGGGCGTAGTTGGCAATCCCGAACCAGAAGTATCCGAGGGCTGCGTGGCGCCCATTCTTGGCCGCGAGAAGTCGTTGCGCATGATACGATCCGCCATCCGTGAATCCAACAGCCCACCAACCAACCATTGTATAGAGAAGGAAGCGCGCAAGGGCGTAGAACCAATCGTCTCCGCTCAACGGAGGGAGAATGGCTGTCATGGAAAGAGCCTTGTCGGGCCCATAGATCTCGGCCAGCCGGGTCATCATGGACTCCATCCCTCCGCAAGCCATGATCGCCTTCACCGCCAGAAACACGCAGCCACCCATGGCGATCCAGAACTGGAAGAAATCTGTCACCACGACGCCCCAAAGGCCTGATATTACTGTATATAGCAGGCAGAGCAAGAACAGGGCGAAGAGGATCTTGTACTCGTTGACGGAGTGGCGAATGGTTGTGAGTTCCTCCGAGGTCTCGGATGAGATGGCGCCATTCTGTAAGGTTAGTCCACTTGTCGGTGTTTCGACGACAACGAGCGGATCGACCTGGCCAGTATCGATGAGAGCGCGGGTCTCGGGCGAGATGCCGCTGGAGAGCGGTGTGCCGAGAAACAGCGCGAGAATCAGGGAGTCGACAATCGGGATGTGCGGAATGTCGGGAAAGACGAGGCCGAGGACTTTGGCCATGGCTTTGTTGACCCAACCCATGACGAGGCACCCGTAGGGGAGGGCGAGGTAGAGGGCCTTGAACCCGCGCAGGAAGCCGGCCTCGCGTCCGGAGTAGCGCTGGTCGATCAGTTCCATGTCTGTCATGGGGTTCGCGCGGCGCCACAGGTGGGCGAAGAAGAACACGCCGGCCATGACCATGGGGACCTGGCACCACCAGAACCAGTTGGCGCTGTTGCCGTCGGTGGCGACGAAGCCGCTGATCGCGAGCGGCGTATCGGCGGCAAACGTGGTCGCGACGATCGAGGTGCCGAGCAACCACCAGGGGAGCCCGCTGCCGGTCTTGAAGTAGGACTCGGTGGATTGCCGGGCGCGGCGGCTATAGAAGACGCCGATGCCGAGCGTGATGAGCAGGATCGCGGCGATGACGGCGAGATCGATGCTGTGCAATTCGCCGATCGCGGCAAGTGTGAGGGCAGGGGCGGGCAGGGACATGGGGAGCTTTCTGGAGGAGGGTCTGTTCCAGGGTGTGCGGAGGGGGGGAGAAGAGCATCAAGCGGAAGTTGGCCGGACGCTCGCCGGGCGCTCTCATTGTCCCAATCTCTTCGTTGCGCGGCGATCGAGAGCCTCGGTCACGTACCGGAGTACGCTCCCTCGCCTGCCGCCTTGCGCGCCTCGATCTTGAAACAAGCACAGCGCCCGGCGACGGGGAGGCTGGCTGGAAGCCGGCGGTCTCAGGGTATTTGTTCAATCCTCGTCTTCGTCGCGGCGTTCCCAGGGGCGGCCGAAGGCGAGTTGGATGACCAAGCCGAAGAGGAAGACGGGAATTGCCAGCCAGCCTCCGTAGGGCCAGCCGAGGGCGCCCATGATGAGGAAGGTGCCAGCAGCAGCGGAGGCGAAGGCGATGACGTATTTGCTGAGCGGAACGGCGAGCAGGCCGAGGACCAGCGCGACGACGGGAATGCTGAATGCAAAGATCAGGTCGTTCTGTGCAAAGGCAACCTGGTGCTCGCGAAGAAGGCGGAAGATCTCGATGGTCCCCCACGAGCCGATCGCGGCGCCGGATAGAAAGAACGCCAGCGCGTGCAGGAATTGGAAGAGCAAAACTCCAACGATGATGCCGAGCACGGCGAGTCCGGCGACGAGAACGATTTCGGAAGTTCCCTGGGCATCGAAGAGCTCGGCGAATAACTGGCCGACACCGACGCCGATTGCTCCGCCCAGGATTCCTCCGGCCAGGACGAGGATGACTCTGTACAACAACCATCCGAATAGAAGACAGATCGTTCCGATCGCGAAAGGAACGTAGAATCCGAATTGGTCGATATCGGGAAGTTGCATTTCAGTGCTCTGCTTGCTTGTCGGGCGACTTTCTATTAGAAATAGGATCTCGGGGAACGGCGTTCATATCCATGACAATGGCTTGCAGGAGAAGTTCGAATCCCATCAGCAATGGAAGAACGGAAATCATCACGGTTCCAGTAGATTGCACAATTCCCGTCTGCCACGAGAGGTACCAACGCCAGGCACCGAAGATCGCACCAAAGAGAAATGTTAAAAGGCCGGCGAGAAAGAAGAGGCCCTGGGGGGCGAACTCCAGCATAAAGTATCGCCAGTAAATGCGATTAATTAAACCACGAAACAGGTTAATGGGAAATTCCCAAAGGACACGGCGTATTCTCAGGGAACTGGCTTCATCCCCATACCGGGCGGGAATAGGAACATCCGAGACGACTGCGCGGAGAATATTTAAATGGATCAACATGCTGCTTTCGAAGAAGTAGCGTCGATGAATGCGGGAGAAATCAATGAGCCTGAGCGCTTCTGCGCGGATAGCAGTATATCCATTATTGGGATCGCAGACGCCCCAATAGCCGGAAGCGGCTTTTGTCAAGAAGGTCAGTCCGGTATTTCCTATACGGCGGAGGAGTGGCATCTGGCGCAGCATCATCAGGTCAAGGAAGCGATTGCCCTTGGCATAATCTGCGATACCTGAAATGAGCGGCTCAATGAGACGAGGAAGATAGGACTGGTCCATCTGGTCGTCCCCATCCATCTTGACAACGATGTCGACGTCAAGCTTCAGCGCGGCTCGATAACCGGTGGTCATGGCGCCTCCGACTCCGCGGTTCTTTGGGTGGCGCAGGAGGGTTACACGCGGATCTTTCAATTCTGCAACGCGTTTTGCCGTTTCGTCCGGGCTCGCATCGTCGACGACTACAATATACGAAACATAATCCGGCAGGCCCTTGATCACATCGCAAATGTGGTTTTCGACGCGATAGGCGGGGATCACGACGGCGATCTTATGATCGGTGGGGGAGGGGGACGACTTACCATTCTTTCGCGTCACGATGGTTTCCTCCGCTTCTCCGGTCGGCGAGAAATCAAGACGGCAATATCATGGGCGCCTGTCAAGTTCGCAGCCATCACGCAGGCTGTCAGTCCTGCGCGGTAGAGTGGCACAAGTCCGCGCGAAAGGGCGCTGCCGGTTGCTGCGATGTAGTCCATCCTCGACTTGATGGAGCCAAGCGTCACGATCGGTTCGACGTCGCTGAGGATGGGCTGGAACCCTGCACGACGGACAGTGCGCCGCAAGGTGCGCGGATCGAAGTACCATGTATGTGGGTATGGGAAGTCCATCTGCCACAGTCGCCAACTCGGAAGGTCGAGCATGCCGGCGCTGAGCACGTGCGCGACGCGGGCCGTGCGATAGATGATTCCTTCGCGATTGGGGACTTTGAGAATCAGCAAGCCGCCCGGGCGAAGAATCCGGCGGATCTGCGCGAGGACCTCGACGCCGTGGGGCAGATGTTCGAGGACATCCATCATGATGACGGCGTCGAATTTCTGGTCAGCGTGCTGTTGTTCCGGGAACGTTCCGTGGAGAACGTCGTGGCCGGCCTCGATGGCTTGGCGCACGGCGATGTCGCTGGGCTCGATGCCGAAGGTCTCCCAGCCGCGCCGACGGGCCTCGTCCAGGAACCAGCCGAAGGAGCAGCCAATATCGAGAATCTTGCCGGGTGCGATGTGCTGTTCGATCTGCTCCAGCAGGCGGCGGGACGATTCGCGGCGGATTGGGGCCATGGCCTCGAAGTAAGTATCCAGATCGAGGCCGGCGAATTCGTCCGGCGAGGCAGCCTTGTGGCCTTCCGGGTTATAGGCGAGCAGGCGGCATTTGCCGCAGCGCCAGATCTGGAGGCCGCGAAGGCGGAATGCGGGGCGCCACTTCTCGGAGGCACAGGAAGGGCAGGCAGTGGGGCGAGCTGGAGGCATAGTCATTTCCGACCGGGCGACGCGCGTCCGGGCAAGGATTGGCTTGAGGGTTTTTCGCAACGGGCAGAAGGTCAAGCCTCAAGCCCGGGAAGGACGATCTCATTGTCCCAGGCTCTTCGTTGCGCTGCGGTCGGCTGCCTCGGTCACGTACTTCAGTACGCTCCCGTCGGCCGCCTCATTGCGCGCCTCGATCTTGGAACAAGCAGAACGCCCTTCCACTTCGAGTACATCCTGCACCTGTGACGCAGTTGCCTTGGATGGATGGCACGAAACTGTCTCGAAGAGAAGCAATCCGACC is from bacterium and encodes:
- a CDS encoding chromate transporter; this translates as MIYFQLFWAFLKVGIFGWGGGSALYPLIEDQCMNNGWLGGDQQKIAELFAVTNAVPGVTAVKMAVYIGWQEAGLLGALLAAAGISLPGIGLLMGFYSAIINIQNNEEISPVLRRSFIGLINGLRFGAAGFILYSLIRVVPTDLSSAHMSIGISVALVAAVLLYFNVNPIPVILCCGIIGALILF
- a CDS encoding carboxypeptidase-like regulatory domain-containing protein, with the translated sequence MMMEDPDFQAVDSEQVSTVEERALFFRLFHSDESQMSAGERQEYARFLPSQMTSQAERNYNSDTAAYEANGNPAPTPLRFLAFMNDYRREIRGELEKGIFPSEGDAVVSARVVDEFGQPQRDLLVYLYEYDEESGKIKLVGYERTDSGGVVVFDSLEPNRFYRAETISSSDQVARSTIRLADKNSATVLPPMVLRKSGESVSGFVFLDEDPAIGTMVSAIPIHGGPTLKTTTDKMGYFSLAPLPDGDVELVFERSAIPLPLRGTMLLTDRGGELFVPLGLLSEDAK
- a CDS encoding Na+:solute symporter yields the protein MSLPAPALTLAAIGELHSIDLAVIAAILLITLGIGVFYSRRARQSTESYFKTGSGLPWWLLGTSIVATTFAADTPLAISGFVATDGNSANWFWWCQVPMVMAGVFFFAHLWRRANPMTDMELIDQRYSGREAGFLRGFKALYLALPYGCLVMGWVNKAMAKVLGLVFPDIPHIPIVDSLILALFLGTPLSSGISPETRALIDTGQVDPLVVVETPTSGLTLQNGAISSETSEELTTIRHSVNEYKILFALFLLCLLYTVISGLWGVVVTDFFQFWIAMGGCVFLAVKAIMACGGMESMMTRLAEIYGPDKALSMTAILPPLSGDDWFYALARFLLYTMVGWWAVGFTDGGSYHAQRLLAAKNGRHAALGYFWFGIANYALRMWPWILVGIAAAVLFPYIPGETDAEAGFVKVMLQVLGPGWLGLLVATFFSAYMSTISTQLNLGASYLVNDFYKPFVARGRSDRHYLRVGMAMTAVMALAGIFVSLFLSSIADAWLLLGAMNAGIGVIYILRWYWWRISAWSEIACLGALIALSPLTVFSSRFVPFVRGILDDPNALAGIERYMVFPFTLLYSLPICISVALLVTILTRPVAREKLRDFYLRVQPGGPGWRAIEREIMVGRPSFVAASPLTRRNFLNWGMSVVAIYSFLVGIGKLVIGNIPGQDYEIPQRAIGLLLLLLGGVLTFWLVRSLNKRDDLVEVVSDEALADQENIA
- a CDS encoding glycosyltransferase family 2 protein produces the protein MTRKNGKSSPSPTDHKIAVVIPAYRVENHICDVIKGLPDYVSYIVVVDDASPDETAKRVAELKDPRVTLLRHPKNRGVGGAMTTGYRAALKLDVDIVVKMDGDDQMDQSYLPRLIEPLISGIADYAKGNRFLDLMMLRQMPLLRRIGNTGLTFLTKAASGYWGVCDPNNGYTAIRAEALRLIDFSRIHRRYFFESSMLIHLNILRAVVSDVPIPARYGDEASSLRIRRVLWEFPINLFRGLINRIYWRYFMLEFAPQGLFFLAGLLTFLFGAIFGAWRWYLSWQTGIVQSTGTVMISVLPLLMGFELLLQAIVMDMNAVPRDPISNRKSPDKQAEH
- a CDS encoding class I SAM-dependent methyltransferase, coding for MPPARPTACPSCASEKWRPAFRLRGLQIWRCGKCRLLAYNPEGHKAASPDEFAGLDLDTYFEAMAPIRRESSRRLLEQIEQHIAPGKILDIGCSFGWFLDEARRRGWETFGIEPSDIAVRQAIEAGHDVLHGTFPEQQHADQKFDAVIMMDVLEHLPHGVEVLAQIRRILRPGGLLILKVPNREGIIYRTARVAHVLSAGMLDLPSWRLWQMDFPYPHTWYFDPRTLRRTVRRAGFQPILSDVEPIVTLGSIKSRMDYIAATGSALSRGLVPLYRAGLTACVMAANLTGAHDIAVLISRRPEKRRKPS